The Lacipirellula parvula genome window below encodes:
- a CDS encoding DEAD/DEAH box helicase has translation MTAPLRNVAIEVLRFPLDAIEIPATAGIECEPADADAFALPLAPLKVRTFGRVLPEGSDVRRHGGIFGAARPMASAAAATRSPIVGSVAPRLPQPTATRIRPPRDVVKLEDRLAYLLQPPLENLLASEALDFPFKPFPYQLDGIAYLYPRHEAVLADEMGLGKTMQTVVTLRLLAHQGLVRRALLVCPKPLVTNWRREFTQWAPELPVTIVEGSQTQRQWIWNRAEQGVLIANYEVVVRDRELALNVPTPFDLMIVDEAQRIKNRAGATHESVCAIPRSRSWALTGTPIENSADDLVGIFEFVSPGRLRPQMKTGQIRSAVGDHVLRRTKDNVLTQLPPKLIRDADVQLTPEQWSTYQRAEADGVVRLNDIGAELTIQHVFELVLRLKQICNFDPATGSSAKLDRLEADLEECTASGRKAIVFSQWVNSIDKLREPLSRFGPLEYHGRIPSHRRDGVIEQFRNDPRSNVLLMSYGAGSVGLNLQFASYVFLFDRWWNPAVEDQAINRAHRIGAAGPVTVTRFLASGTIEERIDRVLAEKRDLFNAVFDEEHATRKLRLSRDEIFGLFNLRFPEPKAESAAA, from the coding sequence ATGACCGCGCCGCTGCGTAACGTCGCCATCGAGGTCTTGCGATTCCCGCTCGACGCGATCGAGATTCCCGCGACGGCCGGCATCGAGTGCGAGCCGGCCGACGCCGATGCGTTTGCGTTGCCGCTGGCGCCGTTGAAGGTCCGCACCTTTGGCCGCGTGCTGCCGGAAGGGAGTGACGTGCGCCGGCACGGCGGAATCTTTGGCGCCGCGCGGCCGATGGCATCTGCAGCTGCAGCGACGCGATCGCCGATTGTTGGCAGCGTAGCGCCGCGACTGCCGCAACCGACTGCGACGCGAATTCGCCCGCCGCGCGACGTGGTGAAACTCGAAGACCGCCTCGCGTACCTGCTGCAACCGCCGCTGGAGAATTTGCTCGCGTCGGAAGCGCTCGACTTCCCATTCAAGCCGTTCCCCTATCAGCTCGACGGCATCGCCTACCTCTACCCGCGGCACGAAGCGGTCCTCGCGGACGAGATGGGGCTCGGCAAGACGATGCAAACCGTGGTCACGCTGCGGCTGCTAGCTCATCAGGGTCTCGTACGCCGCGCACTGCTTGTCTGCCCGAAGCCGCTGGTGACGAACTGGCGGCGGGAGTTCACGCAATGGGCGCCCGAACTGCCGGTCACGATTGTCGAGGGTTCGCAAACGCAGCGGCAGTGGATTTGGAATCGGGCGGAGCAGGGGGTGCTGATCGCGAACTACGAAGTCGTCGTGCGTGATCGCGAACTGGCGCTCAACGTACCGACGCCGTTTGACCTCATGATTGTCGACGAAGCTCAGCGGATTAAGAACCGCGCCGGCGCCACACACGAGTCGGTCTGTGCGATCCCACGCTCGCGGAGTTGGGCGCTTACCGGCACGCCGATCGAAAACAGCGCCGACGATCTGGTCGGCATCTTCGAGTTCGTTTCGCCCGGCCGGTTGCGGCCGCAAATGAAGACGGGGCAGATTCGCTCCGCCGTTGGCGATCATGTGCTGCGCCGCACCAAAGATAACGTCCTCACGCAGTTGCCGCCGAAGCTGATCCGCGACGCCGACGTGCAACTCACGCCGGAACAGTGGTCGACCTATCAACGCGCTGAGGCGGATGGCGTGGTGAGGCTCAACGACATCGGCGCCGAGCTGACGATTCAGCATGTGTTCGAGCTCGTGCTGCGACTGAAGCAGATCTGCAACTTCGACCCGGCGACCGGTTCGAGCGCGAAGCTCGATCGACTCGAGGCCGATCTCGAAGAATGCACCGCTAGCGGGCGGAAGGCGATCGTCTTCAGCCAGTGGGTCAATTCGATCGACAAGCTGCGCGAGCCGCTCAGCCGGTTTGGTCCGCTCGAATATCATGGTCGCATCCCCTCCCATCGCCGCGACGGCGTCATCGAACAGTTCCGCAACGATCCGCGTAGCAACGTCCTGCTGATGAGCTACGGCGCTGGCAGCGTCGGGCTCAACCTGCAGTTCGCGAGCTACGTGTTTCTATTCGACCGCTGGTGGAATCCGGCGGTCGAAGATCAGGCGATCAACCGCGCCCACCGCATCGGCGCCGCTGGTCCGGTGACCGTGACGCGATTCCTGGCGAGCGGCACGATCGAGGAACGGATCGACCGGGTGCTGGCCGAGAAACGCGATCTTTTCAATGCCGTGTTCGATGAAGAACACGCGACGCGCAAGCTACGGCTGTCGCGCGACGAAATCTTTGGACTGTTTAATTTGCGGTTTCCGGAGCCGAAGGCTGAATCTGCTGCGGCTTAG
- a CDS encoding M48 family metallopeptidase, producing MSKSSASPNAPGFAKTFVYPALLIFAVPLGSLLFFLHVQASFDADLLASITQQINQDAEMPAAEKAEAIQFFTDHPASELVASGDADLGLTPEATGYYAMFRWLIRLSLWSLLAGLAVLALVGACIPISMRSHHAQYLCLSIGWHVLRIYGALQTIVIGVLLVALSFWVTAFWFEIYFVKLIFIAGAMALLGIAAVLKGIFKSTPNENHIVGEPADPVANAALFNRLKEICAKVGTTPPDNVILGIDNNFFVTEMPVIVKGKQYTGRTLFVSLSLLKQLHEEEADAILAHEMAHFSGQDTLYSKKISPLLTRYGHYLGALQEGGASLPVFYFMNFFRALFELSLSKLRREREFRADQIAKQTTSTPAMAGALSRVIAYSAYREEVQRQLFSEEVALEQANVAERVEQGFPEYAATFFSQPDVGELESAHPFDSHPPLAHRLEAVGLRIELPEMQALLAQTGNGRWYERIADAAGLERAQWDEFEAEFRQYHEQSLPYRYLPATDQEREVVVRHFPGVSFTGKEGELRIDFEKMAFTKWEEPIYFREILQLQMTEGGELQIKLQRGSAKQKASIKLQKFPNQQEVLDALNRFWGRYQTAVAYQSERAEKTS from the coding sequence ATGTCCAAATCTTCCGCATCGCCCAATGCGCCGGGGTTCGCCAAGACGTTCGTCTACCCGGCGCTGTTGATCTTCGCCGTGCCATTGGGTTCGCTGCTGTTCTTTCTGCACGTCCAAGCAAGCTTCGACGCTGACTTGCTCGCTTCGATCACGCAGCAGATTAACCAAGACGCGGAGATGCCTGCGGCGGAGAAGGCCGAGGCGATTCAGTTCTTTACCGATCATCCGGCGTCGGAGTTGGTCGCGAGCGGGGACGCCGATCTGGGGCTCACCCCCGAGGCGACGGGCTACTACGCGATGTTCCGTTGGTTGATTCGGCTGTCGCTCTGGTCGTTGCTGGCGGGGTTGGCTGTGCTGGCGCTCGTGGGGGCTTGCATTCCGATTTCGATGCGATCGCATCACGCTCAGTATTTGTGTCTGTCGATCGGCTGGCATGTGTTGCGAATTTACGGCGCGCTGCAAACGATCGTGATCGGCGTGTTGCTCGTGGCGCTGTCGTTTTGGGTGACGGCTTTTTGGTTCGAAATCTATTTCGTCAAGCTGATCTTTATCGCTGGCGCCATGGCGCTGCTGGGGATTGCCGCCGTATTGAAGGGCATCTTCAAGAGCACGCCGAACGAGAATCATATCGTCGGCGAACCTGCCGATCCCGTCGCCAACGCTGCGCTGTTCAACCGTTTGAAGGAGATTTGCGCGAAAGTGGGGACGACTCCTCCCGACAACGTCATCCTGGGCATCGACAACAATTTCTTCGTGACCGAGATGCCGGTGATTGTGAAGGGGAAGCAGTATACGGGTCGTACGTTGTTCGTCAGCCTGTCGCTGTTGAAGCAGTTGCATGAAGAGGAGGCCGACGCGATCTTGGCGCACGAAATGGCGCATTTCAGCGGCCAAGACACGCTCTACTCAAAGAAAATTTCTCCGCTGCTCACTCGCTATGGCCATTACCTGGGGGCGTTGCAGGAGGGAGGGGCGTCGCTGCCGGTGTTCTACTTTATGAACTTCTTTCGGGCGCTGTTTGAGTTGTCGCTCTCGAAGCTGCGGCGCGAGCGGGAGTTCCGCGCCGATCAAATTGCCAAGCAGACGACCTCGACGCCGGCGATGGCGGGAGCGCTGTCGCGGGTGATCGCCTACAGCGCCTACCGCGAGGAGGTCCAGCGGCAACTATTCAGCGAAGAGGTGGCCCTGGAGCAGGCGAACGTTGCGGAGCGCGTTGAGCAAGGATTCCCGGAATATGCCGCGACGTTTTTCTCGCAACCCGACGTCGGCGAGTTGGAGTCGGCGCATCCGTTCGACTCGCACCCTCCGCTGGCGCATCGGCTGGAGGCGGTTGGCCTGCGCATTGAACTGCCGGAAATGCAGGCGCTGCTCGCCCAAACGGGCAACGGCCGGTGGTACGAGCGAATTGCCGACGCCGCCGGTTTGGAGCGGGCGCAGTGGGATGAGTTTGAAGCGGAGTTTCGCCAGTACCACGAGCAATCGCTGCCGTACCGGTATCTGCCCGCGACGGATCAGGAGCGGGAAGTGGTCGTGCGACATTTTCCCGGCGTCTCGTTCACCGGCAAAGAAGGGGAGCTGCGGATTGATTTCGAGAAGATGGCCTTCACCAAATGGGAGGAGCCGATTTACTTCCGCGAAATTTTGCAGCTGCAAATGACCGAGGGGGGCGAGTTGCAGATTAAGTTGCAGCGCGGCAGCGCGAAGCAGAAGGCTTCGATCAAGCTGCAGAAGTTTCCCAATCAGCAGGAAGTGCTCGACGCGCTGAATAGGTTTTGGGGAAGATATCAAACCGCCGTCGCTTACCAAAGCGAGCGAGCGGAGAAGACCAGCTAG
- a CDS encoding VWA domain-containing protein has protein sequence MHDGSMRRRMTESHRLPLSPEQNSSHRRRVMRTNAAAVDSARPERASVFDLELVPPWLASLVIHMCLTLVMGLLVQRAVTEPGLDITLSSGGDLGLSEFDAGGGGSGDPLGDSTGLPAIDDPLTTANAAAAAPLEGIIEESIDGVATGEATEYAFAEEAAALFAASTTTGSSARSAGDGGAGSGSGGGDGAGAGTGRGNGRGPGQAITSMFGLAGEGGDFVYVFDRSDSMNYVYTLGADDGITMTVTPLEAAKKELQRSLGDLKADCRFQVVFYNDGAVAFDNSSELFGATPANIGRVRDFIRNMTADSGTNHLSGLEQAIKTRPQVIFVLTDAEQKDDPPMEEIRRLAVECKRAKIQINIVHFCSQARSDSTLRQLARLTKGQHRFITLRELAIAKLKANYGGDRRRLRQAISALD, from the coding sequence ATGCATGACGGCAGCATGCGGCGCCGCATGACGGAGTCGCATCGCTTGCCTCTCTCCCCGGAACAGAACTCAAGCCACCGCCGTCGCGTGATGCGAACCAACGCAGCCGCCGTCGACTCTGCGCGCCCCGAGCGAGCCTCGGTATTTGATTTGGAGCTGGTTCCGCCGTGGTTGGCGTCGCTCGTCATCCACATGTGTCTCACACTGGTGATGGGGCTGCTCGTGCAGCGGGCGGTCACCGAACCGGGGCTCGACATTACGCTGAGCAGCGGCGGCGATTTGGGGCTGTCAGAATTTGACGCGGGCGGCGGCGGGAGCGGCGATCCGTTGGGCGATTCAACCGGCTTGCCGGCGATCGACGATCCGCTGACGACGGCAAATGCGGCCGCAGCGGCTCCACTCGAAGGGATCATTGAAGAGAGCATCGACGGCGTCGCGACTGGCGAGGCTACGGAGTATGCGTTCGCCGAGGAAGCGGCGGCGCTGTTCGCCGCGAGCACGACGACTGGCAGTTCGGCCCGCAGTGCGGGTGACGGCGGCGCCGGTTCCGGATCGGGCGGCGGCGACGGCGCTGGCGCGGGGACGGGCCGCGGCAATGGTCGCGGGCCGGGTCAGGCGATTACCAGCATGTTCGGACTGGCGGGCGAAGGGGGCGACTTCGTCTATGTGTTCGATCGCTCGGACAGCATGAACTACGTCTACACGCTGGGAGCAGACGACGGGATCACGATGACAGTGACGCCGCTTGAAGCGGCGAAGAAGGAACTGCAGCGAAGTCTCGGCGATTTGAAAGCAGACTGTCGATTTCAGGTCGTGTTTTACAACGACGGCGCGGTGGCGTTCGATAACTCTTCGGAGTTGTTCGGGGCGACGCCCGCCAACATCGGCCGCGTGCGCGACTTCATTCGCAACATGACGGCCGATTCCGGGACGAATCATCTGTCGGGGCTGGAGCAGGCGATCAAAACTAGGCCGCAGGTGATTTTCGTGCTCACCGACGCCGAACAGAAGGACGATCCGCCGATGGAGGAGATTCGCCGACTTGCCGTCGAATGCAAACGGGCGAAGATTCAGATCAATATCGTCCATTTTTGCTCGCAGGCCCGCAGCGACAGCACGCTGCGGCAGTTGGCGCGGCTCACCAAGGGGCAGCATCGGTTCATCACGTTGCGCGAACTGGCGATTGCGAAGTTAAAAGCGAACTATGGGGGCGATCGACGACGGCTGCGGCAGGCAATCTCGGCGCTCGATTAG